A stretch of the bacterium genome encodes the following:
- the fliG gene encoding flagellar motor switch protein FliG, protein MVAVKDLTGKQKIAILLITLGEEAASTILNSLSQEEVEDITLELASMKSVPPELQDPVLEEFYEMLLAQSYISQGGVGYAKGVLDRALGSDRANEILTKLSGIIRSTPFDFLRKTDPVQILSSIQSEHPQTIALILVYLPPEESAQVMAGLPPEIQIDVAKRIAMMDRTSPEMVREVERVIEQKLSTVLSTEFAKVGGLESLVQLLNRVDRATEKAILENLDETDPELAEEIKKKMFVFEDIKMLDDRAIQQILREVETKDLSLALKNATDEVKDKIFKNMSQRAAATLQEEMEYMGPVRLRDVEDAQQRIVNVVRHLEESGAIIVVRGGEDQFV, encoded by the coding sequence TTGGTCGCGGTAAAGGACTTAACCGGAAAGCAGAAGATTGCCATTCTCCTCATCACCTTGGGGGAGGAAGCCGCGAGCACAATCCTCAATTCTCTTTCGCAGGAGGAAGTCGAAGACATTACGCTTGAGCTGGCGAGCATGAAAAGCGTGCCTCCGGAGTTGCAGGATCCGGTACTGGAGGAGTTTTACGAAATGCTGCTCGCGCAGAGTTACATAAGCCAGGGCGGGGTGGGTTATGCAAAGGGAGTGCTGGATAGGGCGCTTGGCTCGGATCGGGCGAACGAGATCTTGACCAAGCTTTCCGGAATTATCCGTTCCACGCCGTTCGATTTCCTGCGCAAAACCGATCCTGTGCAGATACTGTCTTCCATTCAGTCCGAGCACCCGCAGACGATTGCGCTGATTCTCGTTTATCTGCCTCCGGAGGAATCCGCTCAGGTCATGGCCGGGCTTCCGCCCGAAATTCAAATCGACGTCGCGAAGCGGATCGCAATGATGGATCGAACCAGCCCGGAAATGGTGCGGGAAGTCGAACGAGTGATCGAGCAGAAGCTTTCGACCGTTCTTTCAACCGAGTTCGCCAAGGTAGGCGGGCTGGAATCGCTTGTGCAGCTTCTTAATCGGGTGGATCGCGCAACCGAAAAAGCCATACTTGAGAACCTGGACGAAACCGACCCGGAGCTTGCCGAGGAAATAAAGAAGAAGATGTTCGTATTCGAAGACATCAAAATGCTCGACGACAGGGCGATCCAGCAGATTTTGCGCGAGGTTGAAACCAAGGACCTGTCGCTTGCATTGAAAAACGCGACCGACGAAGTAAAGGACAAGATTTTCAAGAACATGTCACAGCGTGCGGCCGCGACCCTTCAGGAGGAAATGGAGTACATGGGCCCGGTGAGGCTGCGTGATGTGGAGGACGCACAGCAGAGAATCGTCAACGTGGTGCGTCATCTTGAGGAAAGTGGTGCTATAATCGTGGTCCGCGGCGGCGAGGACCAGTTCGTCTAA
- a CDS encoding FliI/YscN family ATPase, with product MSGLAKALKSISFAAEPVVTGRVTDVGPLIIQAKMPRVFVGELCHIQTDYPHSNSIPCEVVGIRDGACLLMPFPNIESLSVGSRVVPTGHRFRVLCGEGLLGRVLGGMGQPIDGKGALIDCSEWRDVAQDPPRPLERPLIREVVYSGVKVIDSMLTWGKGQRLGIFSGSGVGKSTLFGMIARNSSADVNVVGLIGERGREVREFIEGSLGEEGLKRSIVVSVTSDESPIMRVKGALVVHTIAEYFRDKGKDVLLLLDSLTRYTYALREVGLSMGEPPTTRGYTPSVYAKIPQLCERCGKTDKGSITGLYTVLVEGDDVNEPVGDIAKSVLDGHITLSRKLAERNQYPPVDVLSSISRVMVEIVKAEQLETAAWAREILSTYRDSEDLINIGAYVRGTNPKIDFAVDNIDKLIAFFKQGIDERQNYDMALSDFLALRTPRASA from the coding sequence GTGAGCGGACTTGCGAAAGCCCTTAAGTCGATAAGTTTCGCCGCCGAACCGGTGGTTACGGGGCGGGTCACCGACGTCGGCCCGCTCATAATCCAGGCAAAAATGCCGCGCGTTTTTGTAGGCGAGCTTTGCCATATTCAAACCGACTATCCTCATTCGAACAGCATACCTTGCGAAGTGGTCGGCATCCGAGACGGCGCTTGCTTGCTTATGCCGTTTCCCAATATTGAAAGCTTGTCCGTGGGCTCTCGCGTCGTTCCCACAGGTCACAGATTTCGAGTGCTTTGCGGCGAAGGATTGCTGGGGCGAGTTTTGGGCGGAATGGGTCAGCCGATTGACGGCAAGGGTGCGCTTATTGATTGCAGCGAATGGCGCGATGTCGCTCAGGATCCGCCGCGGCCGCTGGAGCGTCCTTTGATTCGGGAAGTCGTTTACAGCGGCGTAAAAGTGATTGACAGCATGCTCACTTGGGGCAAGGGCCAGAGACTTGGTATTTTCAGCGGCAGCGGGGTCGGGAAAAGCACGCTATTCGGAATGATAGCCCGTAATTCAAGCGCTGATGTAAACGTCGTGGGATTAATCGGGGAACGGGGTCGAGAGGTGCGGGAGTTTATCGAAGGCTCGCTTGGCGAAGAAGGTTTGAAGCGAAGCATTGTCGTTTCGGTGACCAGCGACGAATCCCCGATTATGCGTGTCAAAGGCGCGCTTGTTGTGCATACCATCGCGGAATATTTCCGCGACAAGGGCAAGGACGTGCTGTTGCTTTTGGATTCGCTTACGCGCTATACGTACGCGCTAAGGGAAGTCGGACTATCCATGGGGGAGCCTCCGACCACCCGCGGATATACGCCTTCGGTTTACGCCAAAATCCCTCAATTGTGCGAGCGCTGCGGCAAAACGGACAAAGGAAGCATAACGGGGCTTTATACGGTGCTCGTTGAAGGCGACGATGTCAACGAGCCGGTGGGCGACATAGCCAAAAGCGTTTTGGACGGCCATATCACTTTGTCGCGGAAGCTTGCCGAGCGTAACCAGTATCCGCCCGTGGACGTGCTTTCCAGCATCAGCCGCGTGATGGTGGAAATCGTAAAGGCGGAGCAATTGGAGACTGCCGCCTGGGCGCGCGAAATTCTTTCGACGTACCGGGACTCGGAGGATTTGATAAACATCGGCGCGTATGTACGCGGCACCAATCCGAAAATAGACTTTGCCGTGGACAATATCGACAAGCTGATAGCGTTTTTCAAGCAAGGAATAGACGAGCGCCAAAACTACGATATGGCGTTGTCGGATTTCCTGGCGTTGAGGACTCCTCGCGCTTCGGCATAG